In Macadamia integrifolia cultivar HAES 741 chromosome 1, SCU_Mint_v3, whole genome shotgun sequence, a single window of DNA contains:
- the LOC122078987 gene encoding disease resistance protein L6-like isoform X1, whose protein sequence is MAAMSLKIEGYVSSSPFTFERRRLRSTNLIGWQPIRFCNSKLNIRRQRGLQRGIRLPKSFCLVASSKASSSSSDSSGGSSYEVFLSFNGKDIRTNFADHLYNGLVGSGIRTFRDDDELQKGKEIGPDLVSAIQESRFSIPIFSMNYGSSKWCLNELLEICECRRTMKQIVFPIFYKVEPRDVRNQTGVYEKFFEEHQKRFDDTTVQKWKNALKEVGKLDGWHIKEKTHEGKLIKVVVKTVWSELNKRPLNVSNNLVGIESHIEKMLMLLNIESGSRKIVGIHGLGGVGKTTIARAVYNTIFHHFEGYSFIENIQENAQNYGLPHLQNQLIFDILKQKNHNITSVDDGMDVLQQRFRDKKVLIVLDDVDQDTHVRCLVGNHEWFGIGSKIIITSRNEDVLCAHEVDEMYKPNVMDLDHSLQLFSHHAFRRDQPPEDYLDFSKAMVETTGGLPLALQVIGSSLFSREKSVWEDMLKKLQKIPNNDIMKRLKISYDRLDDEEQQIFLDAACFFVGMNKEIACHIWDGCDFFPQVGLRALCARSLITISEDGELRMHDLLRDLGREIVRQESIKEPGKRTRIWSQEEVLDVLDTQTGTSNVEGLSLAFPSRSSSPCLSDKGFVPMTKLRLLQFDHAKFLGSITHSLSELRWLSWKGFHDQYVQTNFHPWKLAVLDLSHSDITKEWMVWNCIKMAVNLKVLILTSCHRLTTTPDLSANRQLEVLILKDCENLVEIDASIGYLENLVKLDMSGCKSLVDLPIEILQLTSLEELNLEGCKSLNKLPEELGRMISLTTLDLSGCDRLGSLPNLPLSLKIFDASNCKSIRSLPMLSSLENLKVLSFRGCLKLLYIPNLPLSLTSLDVRSCSSIRNISGLPSSLICLDVYGCSSIQHIPDLPSSLTRLDVSHCSSIQHISISGLPSSLTHLHVSDCPSVKKISGLPSSLTHLHVSDCPSVKKISGLFSSLTHLHVSDCSSIQYIPGLPSSLISLHVIACESIKKLSSTSGLRNLETLCLDWCYSLEEIEGVDIKGLDSLVFFTMRGSKSLKIFQKLTGWKKLRKLELTDCRISDIDGKGMDSLEELDIADCRPLRKISDLSDSRQLRKLRINSCPDLFKIEGLEDCEYLRTLTVSGASSLKTLPDLSKLMKLQVLRIKSCQKLTEIPGLDKLESLQELKIEGCIAIQRLPDLSNFKNLHDLVIKHGRKLTKIPGLDRLESLRELKIEGCVAIQRLPDLSNLKNLHDLAIEDCQKLTEIHGLDRLHFLKSLNINGCKSLERLPDLSNLKKLKLLSAKFCKKLTEIRAVNGLKSLNLLDVRGCTYLEKLPDLKLLEALSKENGSVRICRTPLRTGYIGHYRSNLLRRGALFILSIFVPLFLSRHYKCDLIRRGTLFILGTAFTILFTWIWLHHRFHQYCKHHLSFLLYD, encoded by the exons ATGGCTGCAATGTCGTTGAAGATTGAAGGATACGTATCATCATCACCATTCACTTTTGAAAGGCGGCGGTTGCGATCAACCAATTTGATCGGATGGCAACCAATCAGGTTCTGCAATTCGAAACTGAATATTAGAAGACAAAGAGGGCTTCAAAGAGGGATTCGTCTTCCAAAGTCCTTCTGCTTGGTCGCGTCATCTAAGGCATCGTCTTCATCTTCAGACTCTTCTGGCGGCTCGAGTtatgaggtgttcttgagctttaatGGTAAAGACATTCGCACCAATTTCGCTGATCATCTCTATAATGGCTTGGTCGGTTCTGGAATTAGAACTTTCAGGGACGATGATGAACtccaaaagggaaaagagattGGTCCAGATCTAGTCTCTGCAATCCAGGAATCAAGATTCTCCATTCCCATCTTCTCGATGAACTATGGTTCAAGCAAGTGGTGCCTCAATGAGTTACTCGAGATATGTGAATGCAGAAGAACAATGAAACAGATCGTCTTTCCCATTTTCTATAAAGTTGAACCAAGGGATGTGCGAAACCAGACCGGGGTATATGAGAAGTTCTTTGAGGAACACCAGAAGCGATTCGACGACACAACGGTGCAAAAGTGGAAAAATGCTCTGAAAGAGGTTGGAAAATTGGATGGATGGCATATCAAGGAGAAGAC GCATGAAGGGAAGTTAATAAAAGTAGTTGTTAAAACAGTTTGGAGTGAACTGAACAAGAGACCCTTGAATGTCTCTAACAACCTAGTTGGAATCGAGTCTCATATAGAAAAAATGTTGATGCTGTTAAACATTGAATCTGGCAGTAGAAAAATTGTGGGGATCCATGGCCTTGGTGGTGTTGGAAAGACAACGATCGCTAGGGCTGTCTACAATACAATCTTTCATCACTTTGAAGGATATAGTTTTATTGAAAATATTCAAGAAAATGCTCAAAACTATGGGCTTCCTCATTTGCAAAACCAACTTATCTTTGATATCTTGAAACAAAAGAATCATAATATTACCAGTGTGGATGATGGAATGGATGTGCTCCAACAAAGATTTCGTGATAAAAAAGTTCTTattgttcttgatgatgtggatcaAGATACTCATGTGAGGTGTTTAGTTGGCAACCATGAATGGTTTGGTATTGGAAGTAAGATCATTATCACAAGCAGAAATGAGGATGTTTTATGTGCTCACGAAGTAGATGAGATGTACAAGCCCAATGTTATGGATTTAGATCATTCTCTTCAACTTTTTAGCCATCATGCGTTTCGAAGGGACCAACCTCCGGAAGATTATTTAGATTTCTCAAAAGCTATGGTAGAAACTACTGGAGGACTTCCCTTGGCTCTTCAAGTTATAGGTTCATCTTTATTCTCTAGGGAAAAATCAGTATGGGAAGACATGTTAAAGAAGTTGCAAAAAATTCCCAATAATGATATCAtgaaaagattaaaaataaGTTATGATAGATTAGATGATGAGGAGCAACAAATCTTTCTTGATGCTGCTTGTTTTTTCGTTGGAATGAATAAAGAAATTGCATGCCACATATGGGATGGATGCGATTTTTTCCCTCAAGTAGGACTTCGTGCTCTTTGTGCAAGGTCTTTAATAACAATTAGTGAAGATGGTGAATTAAGGATGCATGATCTACTTCGAGATCTTGGAAGGGAAATTGTTCGCCAAGAGAGCATAAAAGAGCCAGGGAAGCGTACTCGAATATGGTCTCAAGAGGAAGTCTTGGATGTACTTGATACACAAACG GGAACAAGTAATGTTGAAGGACTCAGTCTTGCTTTCCCCAGCAGATCAAGTAGCCCATGTTTGAGTGATAAAGGTTTTGTTCCAATGACAAAACTGAGGTTACTCCAATTTGACCATGCAAAATTTTTAGGGAGCATCACGCATTCTTTATCAGAATTGAGATGGCTTAGTTGGAAAGGCTTCCATGACCAATATGTGCAAACCAATTTTCATCCGTGGAAACTTGCTGTTCTCGATCTATCACATAGTGATATCACAAAAGAATGGATGGTTTGGAACTGCATCAAG ATGGCAGTAAATCTAAAAGTTCTAATTCTCACGTCTTGTCATCGGCTAACTACAACTCCTGATCTGTCAGCAAATCGACAATTGGAGGTATTGATTCTTAAAGACTGTGAAAATTTGGTTGAGATCGACGCATCCATTGGTTATCTTGAGAACTTAGTCAAGTTAGATATGAGTGGCTGCAAAAGTCTGGTGGATCTCCCAATTGAAATTCTTCAGTTGACTTCCCTCGAAGAACTCAATTTAGAGGGTTGCAAAAGTCTGAATAAGCTCCCTGAGGAATTGGGCCGCATGATCTCCTTGACAACACTTGATTTAAGTGGATGCGATAGACTTGGTTCCCTTCCAAATCTTCCTCTGAGTTTAAAAATTTTTGATGCTTCTAATTGCAAGTCGATAAGATCACTCCCAATGCTTTCAAGCCTGGAAAATCTAAAGGTATTGAGCTTTAGAGGATGCCTGAAGCTTCTATACATACCAAATCTTCCCTTGAGTTTGACCAGCCTTGATGTCCGCAGCTGTTCTTCAATTCGAAACATCTCAGGTCTTCCCTCGAGTTTGATCTGCCTTGATGTCTATGGCTGTTCTTCAATTCAACACATCCCAGATCTTCCCTCAAGTTTGACCCGCCTTGATGTTAGCCACTGCTCTTCAATTCAACACATCTCAATCTCAGGTCTTCCCTCAAGTTTGACCCACCTTCATGTTAGTGATTGCCCTTCGGTTAAAAAAATATCAGGTCTTCCCTCAAGTTTAACCCACCTTCATGTTAGTGATTGCCCTTCAGTTAAAAAAATCTCAGGTCTTTTCTCAAGTTTGACCCACCTTCATGTTAGTGATTGCTCTTCTATTCAATACATCCCAGGTCTTCCCTCAAGTTTGATCAGCCTACATGTTATTGCTTGTGAGTCAATAAAAAAACTGTCAAGTACATCAGGCTTGAGAAATTTAGAAACATTATGTCTTGATTGGTGCTACAGCCTAGAAGAAATTGAAGGTGTTGATATTAAGGGATTGGACTCCCTTGTGTTCTTCACCATGCGGGGCAgcaaatcattaaaaatatttcaaaaactGACCGGCTGGAAAAAACTAAGGAAATTAGAACTCACTGACTGCCGAATATCCGATATTGATGGCAAGGGGATGGACTCTCTTGAGGAGTTGGACATAGCCGATTGCCGACCATTAAGAAAAATATCAGACCTGTCGGATTCTAGACAGCTGCGGAAACTAAGAATCAATTCCTGTCCGGATTTATTCAAGATTGAGGGCCTTGAGGATTGTGAATACTTACGAACATTAACAGTCAGTGGGGCCAGTTCATTAAAAACTTTACCTGATCTTTCAAAATTGATGAAGTTGCAGGTATTAAGGATTAAGAGTTGTCAGAAGTTGACCGAAATTCCAGGTCTTGACAAATTGGAGTCCTTGCAAGAATTGAAAATTGAAGGGTGCATAGCCATTCAAAGATTACCAGATCTATCAAACTTTAAAAACTTGCATGATCTAGTGATTAAGCATGGTCGGAAGTTGACCAAAATTCCAGGTCTTGACAGATTGGAGTCCTTGCGAGAATTGAAAATAGAAGGGTGTGTAGCCATTCAAAGATTACCGGATCTATCAAACTTAAAAAACTTGCATGATCTGGCTATTGAAGACTGCCAGAAGCTAACTGAGATACATGGTCTTGACAGATTGCATTTTTTAAAGAGTTTGAATATTAATGGGTGCAAGTCCTTGGAAAGATTACCGGATCTGTCAAATCTAAAAAAGTTAAAGCTGTTAAGTGCTAAATTCTGCAAGAAGCTAACTGAGATTCGAGCTGTTAATGGATTGAAATCTTTGAACTTATTGGATGTGAGGGGGTGTACATATTTGGAAAAATTACCAGATCTGAAGCTTTTAGAGGCATTGAGTAAGGAAAATGGTAGTGTACGTATCTGTCGGACCCCACTCAGGACCGGATACATCGG
- the LOC122078987 gene encoding disease resistance protein L6-like isoform X2, producing the protein MAAMSLKIEGYVSSSPFTFERRRLRSTNLIGWQPIRFCNSKLNIRRQRGLQRGIRLPKSFCLVASSKASSSSSDSSGGSSYEVFLSFNGKDIRTNFADHLYNGLVGSGIRTFRDDDELQKGKEIGPDLVSAIQESRFSIPIFSMNYGSSKWCLNELLEICECRRTMKQIVFPIFYKVEPRDVRNQTGVYEKFFEEHQKRFDDTTVQKWKNALKEVGKLDGWHIKEKTHEGKLIKVVVKTVWSELNKRPLNVSNNLVGIESHIEKMLMLLNIESGSRKIVGIHGLGGVGKTTIARAVYNTIFHHFEGYSFIENIQENAQNYGLPHLQNQLIFDILKQKNHNITSVDDGMDVLQQRFRDKKVLIVLDDVDQDTHVRCLVGNHEWFGIGSKIIITSRNEDVLCAHEVDEMYKPNVMDLDHSLQLFSHHAFRRDQPPEDYLDFSKAMVETTGGLPLALQVIGSSLFSREKSVWEDMLKKLQKIPNNDIMKRLKISYDRLDDEEQQIFLDAACFFVGMNKEIACHIWDGCDFFPQVGLRALCARSLITISEDGELRMHDLLRDLGREIVRQESIKEPGKRTRIWSQEEVLDVLDTQTGTSNVEGLSLAFPSRSSSPCLSDKGFVPMTKLRLLQFDHAKFLGSITHSLSELRWLSWKGFHDQYVQTNFHPWKLAVLDLSHSDITKEWMVWNCIKMAVNLKVLILTSCHRLTTTPDLSANRQLEVLILKDCENLVEIDASIGYLENLVKLDMSGCKSLVDLPIEILQLTSLEELNLEGCKSLNKLPEELGRMISLTTLDLSGCDRLGSLPNLPLSLKIFDASNCKSIRSLPMLSSLENLKVLSFRGCLKLLYIPNLPLSLTSLDVRSCSSIRNISGLPSSLICLDVYGCSSIQHIPDLPSSLTRLDVSHCSSIQHISISGLPSSLTHLHVSDCPSVKKISGLPSSLTHLHVSDCPSVKKISGLFSSLTHLHVSDCSSIQYIPGLPSSLISLHVIACESIKKLSSTSGLRNLETLCLDWCYSLEEIEGVDIKGLDSLVFFTMRGSKSLKIFQKLTGWKKLRKLELTDCRISDIDGKGMDSLEELDIADCRPLRKISDLSDSRQLRKLRINSCPDLFKIEGLEDCEYLRTLTVSGASSLKTLPDLSKLMKLQVLRIKSCQKLTEIPGLDKLESLQELKIEGCIAIQRLPDLSNFKNLHDLVIKHGRKLTKIPGLDRLESLRELKIEGCVAIQRLPDLSNLKNLHDLAIEDCQKLTEIHGLDRLHFLKSLNINGCKSLERLPDLSNLKKLKLLSAKFCKKLTEIRAVNGLKSLNLLDVRGCTYLEKLPDLKLLEALSKENGSVRICRTPLRTGYIGSNLLRRGALFILSIFVPLFLSRHYKCDLIRRGTLFILGTAFTILFTWIWLHHRFHQYCKHHLSFLLYD; encoded by the exons ATGGCTGCAATGTCGTTGAAGATTGAAGGATACGTATCATCATCACCATTCACTTTTGAAAGGCGGCGGTTGCGATCAACCAATTTGATCGGATGGCAACCAATCAGGTTCTGCAATTCGAAACTGAATATTAGAAGACAAAGAGGGCTTCAAAGAGGGATTCGTCTTCCAAAGTCCTTCTGCTTGGTCGCGTCATCTAAGGCATCGTCTTCATCTTCAGACTCTTCTGGCGGCTCGAGTtatgaggtgttcttgagctttaatGGTAAAGACATTCGCACCAATTTCGCTGATCATCTCTATAATGGCTTGGTCGGTTCTGGAATTAGAACTTTCAGGGACGATGATGAACtccaaaagggaaaagagattGGTCCAGATCTAGTCTCTGCAATCCAGGAATCAAGATTCTCCATTCCCATCTTCTCGATGAACTATGGTTCAAGCAAGTGGTGCCTCAATGAGTTACTCGAGATATGTGAATGCAGAAGAACAATGAAACAGATCGTCTTTCCCATTTTCTATAAAGTTGAACCAAGGGATGTGCGAAACCAGACCGGGGTATATGAGAAGTTCTTTGAGGAACACCAGAAGCGATTCGACGACACAACGGTGCAAAAGTGGAAAAATGCTCTGAAAGAGGTTGGAAAATTGGATGGATGGCATATCAAGGAGAAGAC GCATGAAGGGAAGTTAATAAAAGTAGTTGTTAAAACAGTTTGGAGTGAACTGAACAAGAGACCCTTGAATGTCTCTAACAACCTAGTTGGAATCGAGTCTCATATAGAAAAAATGTTGATGCTGTTAAACATTGAATCTGGCAGTAGAAAAATTGTGGGGATCCATGGCCTTGGTGGTGTTGGAAAGACAACGATCGCTAGGGCTGTCTACAATACAATCTTTCATCACTTTGAAGGATATAGTTTTATTGAAAATATTCAAGAAAATGCTCAAAACTATGGGCTTCCTCATTTGCAAAACCAACTTATCTTTGATATCTTGAAACAAAAGAATCATAATATTACCAGTGTGGATGATGGAATGGATGTGCTCCAACAAAGATTTCGTGATAAAAAAGTTCTTattgttcttgatgatgtggatcaAGATACTCATGTGAGGTGTTTAGTTGGCAACCATGAATGGTTTGGTATTGGAAGTAAGATCATTATCACAAGCAGAAATGAGGATGTTTTATGTGCTCACGAAGTAGATGAGATGTACAAGCCCAATGTTATGGATTTAGATCATTCTCTTCAACTTTTTAGCCATCATGCGTTTCGAAGGGACCAACCTCCGGAAGATTATTTAGATTTCTCAAAAGCTATGGTAGAAACTACTGGAGGACTTCCCTTGGCTCTTCAAGTTATAGGTTCATCTTTATTCTCTAGGGAAAAATCAGTATGGGAAGACATGTTAAAGAAGTTGCAAAAAATTCCCAATAATGATATCAtgaaaagattaaaaataaGTTATGATAGATTAGATGATGAGGAGCAACAAATCTTTCTTGATGCTGCTTGTTTTTTCGTTGGAATGAATAAAGAAATTGCATGCCACATATGGGATGGATGCGATTTTTTCCCTCAAGTAGGACTTCGTGCTCTTTGTGCAAGGTCTTTAATAACAATTAGTGAAGATGGTGAATTAAGGATGCATGATCTACTTCGAGATCTTGGAAGGGAAATTGTTCGCCAAGAGAGCATAAAAGAGCCAGGGAAGCGTACTCGAATATGGTCTCAAGAGGAAGTCTTGGATGTACTTGATACACAAACG GGAACAAGTAATGTTGAAGGACTCAGTCTTGCTTTCCCCAGCAGATCAAGTAGCCCATGTTTGAGTGATAAAGGTTTTGTTCCAATGACAAAACTGAGGTTACTCCAATTTGACCATGCAAAATTTTTAGGGAGCATCACGCATTCTTTATCAGAATTGAGATGGCTTAGTTGGAAAGGCTTCCATGACCAATATGTGCAAACCAATTTTCATCCGTGGAAACTTGCTGTTCTCGATCTATCACATAGTGATATCACAAAAGAATGGATGGTTTGGAACTGCATCAAG ATGGCAGTAAATCTAAAAGTTCTAATTCTCACGTCTTGTCATCGGCTAACTACAACTCCTGATCTGTCAGCAAATCGACAATTGGAGGTATTGATTCTTAAAGACTGTGAAAATTTGGTTGAGATCGACGCATCCATTGGTTATCTTGAGAACTTAGTCAAGTTAGATATGAGTGGCTGCAAAAGTCTGGTGGATCTCCCAATTGAAATTCTTCAGTTGACTTCCCTCGAAGAACTCAATTTAGAGGGTTGCAAAAGTCTGAATAAGCTCCCTGAGGAATTGGGCCGCATGATCTCCTTGACAACACTTGATTTAAGTGGATGCGATAGACTTGGTTCCCTTCCAAATCTTCCTCTGAGTTTAAAAATTTTTGATGCTTCTAATTGCAAGTCGATAAGATCACTCCCAATGCTTTCAAGCCTGGAAAATCTAAAGGTATTGAGCTTTAGAGGATGCCTGAAGCTTCTATACATACCAAATCTTCCCTTGAGTTTGACCAGCCTTGATGTCCGCAGCTGTTCTTCAATTCGAAACATCTCAGGTCTTCCCTCGAGTTTGATCTGCCTTGATGTCTATGGCTGTTCTTCAATTCAACACATCCCAGATCTTCCCTCAAGTTTGACCCGCCTTGATGTTAGCCACTGCTCTTCAATTCAACACATCTCAATCTCAGGTCTTCCCTCAAGTTTGACCCACCTTCATGTTAGTGATTGCCCTTCGGTTAAAAAAATATCAGGTCTTCCCTCAAGTTTAACCCACCTTCATGTTAGTGATTGCCCTTCAGTTAAAAAAATCTCAGGTCTTTTCTCAAGTTTGACCCACCTTCATGTTAGTGATTGCTCTTCTATTCAATACATCCCAGGTCTTCCCTCAAGTTTGATCAGCCTACATGTTATTGCTTGTGAGTCAATAAAAAAACTGTCAAGTACATCAGGCTTGAGAAATTTAGAAACATTATGTCTTGATTGGTGCTACAGCCTAGAAGAAATTGAAGGTGTTGATATTAAGGGATTGGACTCCCTTGTGTTCTTCACCATGCGGGGCAgcaaatcattaaaaatatttcaaaaactGACCGGCTGGAAAAAACTAAGGAAATTAGAACTCACTGACTGCCGAATATCCGATATTGATGGCAAGGGGATGGACTCTCTTGAGGAGTTGGACATAGCCGATTGCCGACCATTAAGAAAAATATCAGACCTGTCGGATTCTAGACAGCTGCGGAAACTAAGAATCAATTCCTGTCCGGATTTATTCAAGATTGAGGGCCTTGAGGATTGTGAATACTTACGAACATTAACAGTCAGTGGGGCCAGTTCATTAAAAACTTTACCTGATCTTTCAAAATTGATGAAGTTGCAGGTATTAAGGATTAAGAGTTGTCAGAAGTTGACCGAAATTCCAGGTCTTGACAAATTGGAGTCCTTGCAAGAATTGAAAATTGAAGGGTGCATAGCCATTCAAAGATTACCAGATCTATCAAACTTTAAAAACTTGCATGATCTAGTGATTAAGCATGGTCGGAAGTTGACCAAAATTCCAGGTCTTGACAGATTGGAGTCCTTGCGAGAATTGAAAATAGAAGGGTGTGTAGCCATTCAAAGATTACCGGATCTATCAAACTTAAAAAACTTGCATGATCTGGCTATTGAAGACTGCCAGAAGCTAACTGAGATACATGGTCTTGACAGATTGCATTTTTTAAAGAGTTTGAATATTAATGGGTGCAAGTCCTTGGAAAGATTACCGGATCTGTCAAATCTAAAAAAGTTAAAGCTGTTAAGTGCTAAATTCTGCAAGAAGCTAACTGAGATTCGAGCTGTTAATGGATTGAAATCTTTGAACTTATTGGATGTGAGGGGGTGTACATATTTGGAAAAATTACCAGATCTGAAGCTTTTAGAGGCATTGAGTAAGGAAAATGGTAGTGTACGTATCTGTCGGACCCCACTCAGGACCGGATACATCGG